A part of Helicoverpa zea isolate HzStark_Cry1AcR chromosome 17, ilHelZeax1.1, whole genome shotgun sequence genomic DNA contains:
- the LOC124637918 gene encoding uncharacterized protein LOC124637918: MLYKFGSTEHSSRRFQETIKMAFKILSIFLLVCLVGSIHSASFERVKREDGEETTAVPATETTDSGTTAQPSSTSTSTKSPLDFGAIFGNFGQIFPSNNGNGQNWYEGASSFLTNVPNWFGPQRS; this comes from the exons ATGTTGTATAAATTCGGCAGCACTGAACATTCCTCAAGGCGTTTCCAAGAGACGATCAAAATGGCATTCAAG ATTCTCAGTATCTTTCTCCTCGTGTGCTTGGTGGGCTCCATTCACTCCGCATCATTCGAAAGAGTGAAACGTGAAGATGGAGAGGAAACCACGGCAGTACCAGCGACTGAAACCACTGATTCAGGAACAACTGCTCAACCTTCTTCCACCAGTACATCAACCAAGTCTCCACTGGACTTTGGAGCCATTTTTGGAAACTTTGGGCAaatattcccgagtaacaacGGCAACGGTCAGAATTGGTACGAAGGCGCTAGCTCTTTCTTGACCAATGTGCCTAACTGGTTTGGTCCACAGAGGTCGTAA
- the LOC124638549 gene encoding keratin, type II cytoskeletal 1-like: MRTLQLLCKEDKYSYIYKAQENKIDRSHLLYFATMASLKTLLIFGVLLALIATAFAQGGRGGFGGGRNQGGFGGGRNQGGFGGGRNQGGFGGRNPGGFGGGNQGFGGGFGGGRNPGGFGQGGFGQGGFARG, encoded by the exons ATGAGAACACTTCAATTGCTTTGTAAAGAGGATAAATACTCGTACATATATAAAGCACAAGAAAACAAAATCGATCgcagtcatttgttatatttcgCAACTATGGCATCATTAAag acTTTGCTCATCTTCGGAGTGCTTTTGGCACTAATCGCTACGGCCTTCGCACAGGGTGGTAGAGGCGGATTCGGTGGTGGTAGAAACCAAGGTGGCTTTGGTGGTGGTAGGAACCAAGGCGGCTTTGGTGGTGGTAGAAATCAAGGCGGATTCGGTGGTAGAAACCCGGGAGGGTTTGGAGGTGGAAACCAAGGCTTCGGTGGCGGCTTTGGCGGTGGCAGGAACCCAGGTGGTTTTGGACAAGGCGGATTCGGTCAAGGAGGTTTTGCACGCGGCTAA
- the LOC124638292 gene encoding acanthoscurrin-1-like — translation MASSKILLLFGVALALIATAFAQGYGGGGGYGGGFGGQGGGFGGQGGGFGGQGGGFGGQGGGGGFGAQGGGFKVQGGGFRAQGGSFGAQGGGFGAQGGGFGSQGGGFGGQGGGFGGQGGGFGGGFGGGRGDYGR, via the exons ATGGCATCATCTAAG ATATTACTACTCTTCGGAGTGGCGTTAGCCCTGATAGCCACAGCCTTCGCACAGGGCTATGGTGGCGGTGGTGGATACGGCGGTGGCTTCGGTGGCCAAGGAGGCGGCTTCGGTGGTCAGGGAGGCGGCTTCGGAGGCCAAGGAGGCGGCTTCGGAGGCCAAGGCGGCGGTGGCGGTTTCGGAGCTCAAGGCGGTGGTTTCAAAGTACAAGGAGGAGGATTCAGAGCCCAGGGCGGCAGCTTTGGAGCACAGGGTGGCGGCTTTGGAGCCCAGGGAGGTGGCTTCGGCAGCCAAGGAGGTGGCTTCGGAGGACAAGGCGGTGGCTTCGGAGGACAAGGAGGTGGTTTCGGAGGGGGATTCGGGGGTGGACGAGGAGACTATGGACGTTGA